Proteins from one Cystobacter ferrugineus genomic window:
- a CDS encoding PhnD/SsuA/transferrin family substrate-binding protein, whose protein sequence is MSLTAMPIRFLLSPSLGEVKEHVRAELFGRALAQRLGRPILVELAPSYEVLERELAEERVELVWGTAEQCTHFASRARAVLRAVRAGQGSYYSALLCRASRPLTSSTLQGTRAAWVAPRSTAGYLLPTRYLTEEGHPPADTFREERFFGTYRKALLAVLEGEADVAAIYTSHPEEDTVRAYLAEHLGTDERQLLPFAYTHATPADGLIITSRLPEADAATLVSVLTSIAGSTGGLEPMLGLFDSEGFVLASEATARTHAPRAARQTDYLAAELDAEQRCLRLWTPTGRAFGRDVREAEGRPLGEALGMEAGGALAALARSARHSGGGRVEYRLEVEGETRWFAAEATLRTPAEPTREATTAVLVRDVTELRAQEERLYRLASFPLLHPEPLLELGPDGVPHYANPAAHKAFTDLLQLGARHPVVVAALAAARRAMAGDTPSVQWQGRHWELTVTHLVDPEGLRVFAKDVTARKQMEAQLFKADRLAALGSLAGAVGHEMGNPLAYMLANIGFAREELTRVAEALRAQDHALSTDVADVLEALIEAADGAHRLKTIVQDLRTLSRAPPEQHKTVDVIPLLEHALSLVRVELRHRARLETDFRPVPRVEGDESRLTQVFVNLLLNALQAMDEPDAANNVLRVAAYTGETGELVVEIQDTGRGMSPEVVARIFEPFFTTRRTNTGLGLSVSHAIVTGLGGTLRADSREGEGTLLTVVLPAAQEMNLLETELGDEPDHAAEGK, encoded by the coding sequence ATGAGCCTGACGGCCATGCCCATCCGCTTTCTTCTCTCGCCCTCCCTGGGCGAGGTGAAGGAGCACGTGCGCGCCGAGCTGTTCGGCCGGGCGCTCGCTCAGCGGCTGGGCCGTCCCATCCTGGTGGAGCTCGCGCCCTCCTATGAGGTGTTGGAGCGGGAGCTGGCCGAGGAGCGGGTGGAGCTGGTCTGGGGCACCGCCGAGCAATGCACCCACTTCGCGTCGCGCGCCCGGGCGGTGCTGCGCGCGGTGCGGGCCGGGCAGGGCAGCTATTACTCGGCGCTCCTGTGCCGGGCGTCGCGGCCACTCACGTCGAGCACGCTCCAGGGCACGCGTGCCGCCTGGGTGGCACCGCGCTCCACGGCGGGCTACCTGCTGCCCACGCGCTACCTCACGGAGGAGGGCCATCCTCCCGCGGACACCTTCCGCGAGGAGCGCTTCTTCGGCACCTACCGCAAGGCGCTGCTGGCGGTGCTCGAGGGCGAGGCGGACGTGGCCGCCATCTACACGAGCCACCCCGAGGAGGACACCGTGCGTGCCTACCTCGCCGAGCACCTGGGCACGGACGAGCGCCAGCTCCTGCCCTTCGCCTACACCCACGCCACGCCCGCGGATGGCCTCATCATCACCTCCCGCCTGCCCGAGGCGGATGCGGCCACGCTGGTGTCCGTGCTCACCTCGATCGCGGGCAGCACGGGCGGACTCGAGCCGATGCTGGGCCTCTTCGACAGCGAGGGCTTCGTCCTCGCCTCGGAGGCCACCGCGCGCACACACGCGCCCCGCGCCGCGCGTCAGACGGACTACCTGGCGGCGGAGCTGGATGCCGAGCAGCGCTGTCTGCGGCTGTGGACCCCCACCGGCAGGGCGTTCGGGCGGGACGTGCGCGAGGCGGAGGGCCGGCCCCTGGGGGAAGCCCTCGGCATGGAGGCGGGAGGCGCGCTGGCGGCGCTCGCGCGCTCGGCGCGACACAGCGGTGGCGGCCGGGTGGAGTACCGCCTGGAGGTGGAGGGGGAAACGCGCTGGTTCGCGGCCGAGGCCACCCTGCGCACTCCGGCGGAGCCCACGCGGGAGGCCACCACGGCGGTGCTGGTGCGCGACGTCACCGAGCTGCGCGCGCAGGAGGAGCGGCTCTACCGCCTGGCCTCCTTCCCACTGCTGCACCCCGAGCCCCTGCTGGAGCTGGGACCGGACGGCGTCCCGCACTACGCCAACCCCGCGGCGCACAAGGCCTTCACGGATCTGCTCCAGCTCGGCGCACGGCATCCGGTGGTGGTGGCGGCGCTCGCGGCGGCCCGGCGCGCCATGGCGGGCGACACGCCGAGCGTCCAGTGGCAGGGCCGCCACTGGGAGCTGACGGTGACGCACCTGGTGGACCCCGAGGGCCTGCGGGTGTTCGCCAAGGACGTGACGGCGCGCAAGCAGATGGAGGCACAGCTCTTCAAGGCGGACCGCCTGGCGGCACTGGGCTCGCTGGCCGGAGCGGTGGGCCACGAGATGGGCAATCCGCTCGCCTACATGCTGGCCAACATCGGCTTCGCGCGCGAGGAGCTCACGCGCGTGGCGGAGGCGCTGCGTGCCCAGGACCACGCCCTGTCCACGGACGTGGCCGACGTGCTCGAGGCGCTGATCGAGGCGGCCGATGGCGCCCACCGGCTGAAGACGATCGTCCAGGATCTCCGCACGCTGTCGCGCGCGCCGCCGGAGCAGCACAAGACGGTCGACGTCATCCCCCTGTTGGAGCACGCGCTGAGCCTGGTGCGGGTCGAGCTGCGCCACCGGGCGCGGTTGGAGACGGACTTCCGGCCGGTGCCGCGGGTGGAGGGCGACGAATCCCGGCTGACCCAGGTGTTCGTGAACCTGCTGCTCAACGCCCTGCAGGCCATGGACGAGCCGGACGCGGCGAACAACGTGCTGCGGGTGGCGGCGTACACGGGGGAGACGGGCGAGCTGGTGGTGGAGATACAGGACACCGGCCGGGGCATGTCCCCGGAAGTGGTCGCGCGCATCTTCGAGCCCTTCTTCACCACGCGCCGCACGAATACGGGCCTGGGGTTGTCGGTGAGCCACGCCATCGTGACGGGGCTGGGCGGCACGCTGCGCGCGGACAGCCGCGAGGGCGAGGGGACGCTCCTGACGGTCGTGCTGCCCGCCGCCCAGGAGATGAACCTGCTCGAGACCGAGCTCGGAGACGAGCCGGACCACGCCGCCGAGGGCAAGTGA
- a CDS encoding Kelch repeat-containing protein: MTRVGRAAWALFALMFVGLPAGAAGPFVALEGGRVLAAGGQEGGRALAGWEVYEPGTGTWRATGAMRTARRHPAVARMEDGRVLVVGGVSASGVLANCEVYEPATGRWTRVAELSEARAEAVAVVLPDGRVLVAGGVDADRLPVRSAEVYDPATGRWTRTGSPVSSRQGAGTAVVLDSGEVLFVGGLLAELYDPASGQWRKAGPVGGAAGTHRAGHSVTRLPDGRVLVVGGMTARAAATAEVYDPARGEWRLVAAPGVPREGHGAMVTRDGRVRVAGGFHPKTGALASVETYDPVSDTWSVEPPLGAARRAVVLVPQADGAVLVVGGASETPGGLPASERYVPEQCLPLTCASAGRACGEPPDGCGGTLSCGPCEEAPRCGDEGGGMERAVFDAVLGAPRCGDASAGCDAGGLLAGRGLLGPEPHAPNTLGGSCADGQGGTHARDEALDGLRVIAEEGEGLSPGRRVRVEATVWAYARPGANRLDLYAAADARAPEWTHLATLTPGRAGAQVLTATYVLPVGTLQALRGVFRYAGSAEPCPEGVFDDVDDLVFTTR; the protein is encoded by the coding sequence ATGACGAGGGTTGGGCGCGCCGCGTGGGCGCTCTTCGCGCTGATGTTCGTAGGCCTCCCGGCAGGGGCCGCGGGGCCGTTCGTGGCGCTGGAGGGCGGCCGGGTGCTGGCGGCGGGCGGGCAGGAGGGCGGCCGGGCGCTCGCGGGCTGGGAGGTGTATGAGCCCGGCACGGGCACCTGGCGGGCCACGGGGGCGATGCGCACCGCCCGTCGCCACCCCGCCGTGGCGCGGATGGAGGACGGGCGGGTGCTGGTGGTGGGGGGCGTGTCGGCCTCGGGCGTGCTGGCGAACTGCGAGGTGTACGAGCCCGCCACGGGCCGGTGGACGCGCGTGGCGGAGCTGTCCGAGGCGCGCGCGGAGGCGGTGGCGGTGGTGTTGCCGGATGGACGGGTGCTGGTGGCGGGCGGTGTCGACGCGGATCGGCTCCCGGTGCGCTCGGCGGAAGTGTACGACCCGGCGACGGGCCGGTGGACGCGCACGGGCTCACCGGTGTCGTCGCGGCAGGGCGCGGGGACCGCGGTGGTGCTCGACAGCGGCGAGGTGCTCTTCGTGGGCGGGCTGCTCGCGGAGCTGTACGACCCGGCCAGCGGCCAGTGGCGCAAGGCGGGCCCGGTGGGGGGCGCGGCGGGCACGCACCGCGCGGGACATTCGGTGACGCGGTTGCCGGATGGACGGGTTCTGGTGGTGGGGGGCATGACGGCGCGCGCGGCGGCCACGGCGGAGGTGTACGACCCGGCGCGCGGCGAGTGGCGCCTGGTGGCGGCGCCGGGCGTGCCGCGCGAGGGGCATGGGGCGATGGTGACGCGGGACGGACGCGTGCGGGTGGCGGGGGGCTTCCACCCGAAGACGGGCGCGCTCGCGTCGGTGGAGACGTACGACCCGGTGTCGGACACCTGGAGCGTGGAGCCGCCGCTCGGAGCGGCGCGGCGGGCAGTGGTGTTGGTGCCCCAGGCGGATGGCGCGGTGCTGGTGGTGGGCGGCGCGAGCGAGACGCCGGGAGGGCTGCCCGCGAGCGAGCGGTACGTGCCGGAGCAGTGTCTGCCATTGACCTGCGCGAGCGCGGGCCGCGCGTGTGGCGAGCCTCCGGATGGTTGTGGGGGCACGTTGTCGTGTGGCCCCTGCGAGGAGGCGCCCCGGTGTGGCGACGAGGGGGGCGGCATGGAGCGCGCCGTGTTCGATGCCGTGTTGGGAGCGCCCCGGTGTGGGGACGCGAGCGCGGGGTGTGACGCGGGGGGCCTGCTGGCGGGACGTGGGCTGCTCGGTCCGGAGCCCCACGCGCCCAACACGTTGGGGGGCTCGTGCGCGGATGGACAGGGGGGCACGCACGCGCGGGACGAGGCGCTCGACGGCCTGCGGGTCATCGCGGAGGAGGGCGAGGGGCTGTCGCCGGGAAGGCGCGTGCGGGTGGAGGCCACGGTCTGGGCGTACGCGCGGCCGGGAGCGAACCGGTTGGACCTGTACGCCGCGGCGGATGCGCGCGCTCCGGAGTGGACGCACCTCGCGACGCTCACGCCGGGTCGCGCGGGGGCCCAGGTGCTGACGGCCACGTACGTGTTGCCGGTGGGGACGTTGCAGGCGCTCCGGGGCGTGTTCCGCTACGCGGGCAGCGCCGAGCCGTGTCCGGAGGGGGTCTTCGACGACGTGGATGATCTCGTCTTCACCACGAGGTGA
- a CDS encoding M24 family metallopeptidase, translating to MTTPWLRLLAPLFLLSSACTVTAPATRPAAPSTPERPFGTLREQAERQQAWLRERMDKALPALMRQYGVEMWVVSMREYNEDPVFPALVAPTTFAARRRTIYVFHDRGPERGVERLALGGGTQGGVYESRRAVQQVDRGGTTRQAELWGPDQWQVLKAVLEERQPRSIAIDVSRTFAFADGLTHGEYEGMAGALGPEWMSRMKPAEGLAVDVLGWRSADEARFYTELTRLAWDIIQTAFSSEVIQPGKTRTKDVVWWMRQRVNDLGLGTWFQPSVEVQRRGKTEAELGESPVIERGDVLHCDFGVTALRLNTDTQHMGYVLREGESDVPAGLKEALARSNRLQDIVVEELRPGRTGNEILHASRERMKAEGLDGTVYSHPIGLNGHGAGPMIGLWDRQEGVPGNGDHRVMPSSWFSIELQVTSPVPEWDGQRVRSAQEEDVVLDAEGRVHWAHPRQTAFHLVR from the coding sequence ATGACGACTCCCTGGCTTCGGCTTCTCGCCCCCCTCTTCCTCCTCTCCTCCGCCTGCACTGTCACCGCGCCCGCCACGCGCCCGGCGGCTCCTTCCACGCCCGAGCGTCCCTTCGGCACCCTGCGTGAGCAGGCCGAGCGGCAACAGGCGTGGTTGCGCGAGCGGATGGACAAGGCCCTGCCCGCGCTCATGCGCCAGTACGGCGTGGAGATGTGGGTGGTCTCCATGCGCGAGTACAACGAGGATCCCGTCTTCCCGGCGCTCGTGGCGCCCACGACGTTCGCCGCGCGCCGCCGCACCATCTACGTCTTCCATGATCGCGGCCCGGAGCGGGGCGTGGAGCGGCTCGCGTTGGGTGGCGGCACGCAGGGGGGCGTGTACGAGTCGCGCCGCGCGGTCCAGCAGGTGGACCGCGGGGGCACCACGCGGCAGGCGGAGCTGTGGGGCCCGGATCAATGGCAGGTGCTCAAGGCGGTGCTCGAGGAGCGGCAACCCCGGAGCATCGCCATCGACGTGTCGCGCACGTTCGCCTTCGCGGATGGGCTGACGCATGGCGAGTACGAGGGCATGGCCGGGGCGCTGGGCCCCGAGTGGATGTCCCGGATGAAGCCCGCCGAGGGGCTCGCGGTGGACGTGCTCGGGTGGCGCAGCGCGGACGAGGCGCGCTTCTACACGGAGCTGACCCGGCTCGCGTGGGACATCATCCAGACGGCGTTCTCCAGCGAGGTCATCCAGCCGGGCAAGACGCGCACGAAAGACGTGGTGTGGTGGATGCGCCAGCGGGTGAACGACCTGGGCCTGGGCACGTGGTTCCAGCCGTCGGTGGAGGTGCAGCGGCGGGGCAAGACGGAGGCGGAGCTGGGTGAGTCGCCCGTCATCGAGCGCGGCGACGTGCTGCACTGCGACTTCGGGGTGACGGCGCTGCGGCTCAACACGGATACCCAGCACATGGGCTACGTGCTGCGCGAGGGCGAGTCGGACGTGCCCGCGGGGCTGAAGGAGGCGCTCGCGCGCTCCAACCGGCTGCAGGACATCGTCGTCGAGGAGCTGCGCCCGGGCCGCACGGGCAATGAGATCCTCCACGCCTCGCGCGAGCGCATGAAGGCCGAGGGGCTCGATGGCACGGTGTACTCGCACCCCATCGGTCTGAACGGACATGGGGCGGGGCCGATGATTGGCCTGTGGGACCGGCAGGAGGGCGTGCCGGGCAATGGGGACCACCGGGTGATGCCCTCCTCGTGGTTCTCCATCGAGTTGCAGGTGACGAGCCCCGTGCCCGAGTGGGACGGGCAGCGCGTGCGCTCGGCGCAGGAGGAGGATGTCGTCCTCGACGCCGAGGGCCGCGTGCACTGGGCCCATCCGCGGCAGACCGCCTTCCATCTGGTGCGCTGA
- a CDS encoding NAD(P)/FAD-dependent oxidoreductase, translated as MDHKDQHHVVIVGAGFGGLQAARKLQKAPVKVTVVDRYNHHLFQPLLYQVATAVLSPADISAPIRSILRGRNTQVLLAEARSVDTARKVLVCDGGEVPYDTLVLATGATHSYFNHPEWANVAPGLKTLNDAVAMRERVLLALEAAERETDPTLQAEWLTFVIIGGGPTGVELAGAISYMLRHSLPGDFRRIDTSKARVLLLEGLPRVLTQYPEDLSARARADLEKLGVEVLTGSMVTGVDERGVSVGDQRIPARTVLWGAGVAASKLVRSLDVPLDKAGRVKVNPTLTVPGHEDIFVLGDVASLVQDGKPVPGIAPAAMQMGRHVAKNIRLRLEGKPMQPFHYVDKGSFAVIGRGYAVGLVFNKLKMGGLLAWMMWAGIHIAYLVGFRNRLAVMLNWAFTFLTRGRDVRLITGAYAPHLPPFSKNAEPPALPLSEAAPHPPAHDAGAPRPIH; from the coding sequence ATGGACCACAAGGATCAACATCACGTCGTCATCGTCGGGGCGGGCTTCGGGGGATTGCAGGCCGCGCGCAAGCTGCAGAAGGCTCCCGTCAAGGTGACGGTGGTGGATCGCTACAACCACCACCTCTTCCAGCCACTGCTCTACCAGGTGGCCACCGCCGTGCTCAGCCCCGCGGACATCTCCGCGCCCATCCGCAGCATCCTGCGCGGCCGCAACACCCAGGTGCTGCTGGCCGAGGCTCGCTCGGTGGACACGGCGCGCAAGGTGCTCGTGTGCGACGGCGGCGAGGTGCCCTATGACACGCTGGTGCTCGCCACGGGCGCCACGCACTCGTACTTCAACCACCCCGAGTGGGCCAACGTCGCCCCGGGCCTCAAGACGCTCAACGACGCGGTGGCCATGCGCGAGCGCGTCCTGCTGGCGCTCGAGGCCGCCGAGCGCGAGACGGATCCCACGCTCCAGGCCGAGTGGCTCACCTTCGTCATCATCGGTGGTGGCCCCACGGGCGTGGAGCTGGCGGGAGCCATCTCGTACATGCTGCGCCACTCGCTGCCTGGGGACTTCCGCCGCATCGACACCTCCAAGGCCCGTGTGCTGCTCCTGGAGGGCCTGCCGCGCGTGCTCACCCAGTATCCCGAGGACCTCTCGGCCCGGGCGCGCGCGGATCTGGAGAAGCTGGGCGTGGAGGTTCTCACCGGCTCCATGGTGACGGGCGTGGACGAGCGGGGCGTGAGCGTGGGCGACCAGCGCATTCCCGCGCGCACGGTGCTGTGGGGCGCGGGCGTGGCGGCCTCGAAGCTCGTGCGCTCGCTCGACGTGCCGCTCGACAAGGCGGGCCGCGTGAAGGTGAACCCCACGCTCACGGTGCCGGGCCACGAGGACATCTTCGTGCTGGGGGACGTGGCGTCGCTCGTGCAGGACGGCAAGCCCGTGCCGGGCATCGCCCCGGCGGCCATGCAGATGGGCCGGCACGTGGCGAAGAACATCCGCCTGCGCCTGGAGGGCAAGCCCATGCAGCCCTTCCACTACGTGGACAAGGGCAGCTTCGCCGTCATCGGCCGGGGCTACGCCGTGGGTCTCGTCTTCAACAAGCTGAAGATGGGCGGTCTGCTGGCCTGGATGATGTGGGCCGGCATCCACATCGCCTACCTCGTGGGCTTCCGCAACCGCCTGGCGGTGATGCTCAACTGGGCCTTCACCTTCCTCACCCGGGGACGCGACGTGCGGCTCATCACCGGCGCGTACGCGCCGCACCTGCCGCCGTTCTCCAAGAACGCCGAGCCTCCCGCGCTCCCGCTTTCCGAGGCGGCGCCCCATCCTCCGGCGCACGACGCGGGGGCTCCTCGTCCCATTCACTGA
- a CDS encoding flagellar motor protein MotB gives MTLRWVVLLAALLLPGVGEAQAPSTLPSFALQRLHLEPSGLGSLVVGTGRTLAPGVVRVSLQAHYEHLPLNFLRTWDPGVNSIGLVENKSSGHVTAAVGVLPWLQLGAHLPYIIDQRGQRFLDVAPSEGAGLDEPWLEVRAALWRMSEGAPMNVAAELAAALPVGRAELLGRDRYALAPRLQAGFVGEGFQVGGEVGVLLRPRQDLSPLSHREHDVMGSELRLGATVTSRGQNDTATRPEVSVLFNVPLQGGRTSAEVLIGVRKHLGSGVALYFLGGPGLGSAVDMPALRLLAGAAFATGEAD, from the coding sequence GTGACCCTCCGATGGGTTGTCCTTCTCGCCGCCCTGCTGCTGCCTGGCGTGGGCGAGGCCCAAGCACCCTCCACCCTGCCCTCCTTCGCACTGCAGCGCCTGCACCTGGAGCCCTCCGGACTGGGCTCGCTCGTGGTGGGCACGGGACGCACGCTGGCGCCTGGCGTCGTGCGGGTGTCGCTCCAGGCGCATTATGAGCACCTCCCCCTGAACTTCCTGCGCACCTGGGATCCAGGCGTCAACTCCATCGGGCTGGTGGAGAACAAGTCCTCCGGGCATGTCACCGCGGCCGTGGGGGTGCTGCCCTGGCTCCAGCTCGGCGCGCACCTGCCCTACATCATCGACCAGCGGGGCCAGCGCTTCCTGGATGTGGCACCGTCCGAGGGCGCGGGCCTCGATGAGCCCTGGCTCGAGGTGCGCGCGGCGCTGTGGCGGATGAGCGAGGGGGCCCCGATGAACGTGGCGGCGGAGCTCGCGGCCGCGCTGCCCGTGGGACGGGCGGAGCTGCTCGGACGGGATCGCTATGCGCTGGCGCCCCGGCTCCAGGCCGGGTTCGTGGGCGAGGGCTTCCAGGTGGGCGGCGAGGTGGGCGTCCTGCTGCGCCCCCGGCAGGATCTGTCTCCCCTCTCCCACCGGGAGCACGACGTGATGGGCAGCGAGCTGCGCCTGGGCGCCACCGTCACCTCGCGAGGACAGAACGACACCGCCACCCGGCCCGAGGTGAGCGTGCTCTTCAACGTGCCGCTCCAGGGCGGGCGGACCAGCGCCGAGGTGCTCATCGGCGTGCGCAAGCACCTCGGGTCCGGCGTGGCGCTCTACTTCCTGGGCGGCCCCGGACTGGGCAGCGCCGTCGACATGCCCGCCCTGCGGCTGCTGGCGGGCGCCGCCTTCGCCACGGGCGAGGCCGACTAG
- a CDS encoding response regulator yields MARILVIDDSPTVVLSMSRLLMDDGHVVETVDTMSELPGYLSTMRPDLILLDLQMPSLPGVEWAAFMRRVQQRRLSLIIHSCLPWQAMEAAAQQVGAVGIIPKGASSDAARCIINSALRRTARALG; encoded by the coding sequence ATGGCCCGCATCCTCGTCATTGATGACAGCCCCACGGTCGTGTTGTCGATGTCCCGGCTCCTCATGGATGACGGGCATGTCGTGGAGACGGTCGACACCATGTCGGAGCTGCCGGGGTACCTGAGCACCATGCGGCCGGATCTCATCCTCCTGGATTTGCAGATGCCGAGCCTGCCCGGGGTGGAGTGGGCGGCGTTCATGCGGCGCGTCCAGCAGCGGCGTCTGTCCCTCATCATCCACTCCTGCCTGCCGTGGCAGGCGATGGAGGCCGCGGCACAGCAGGTGGGCGCGGTGGGCATCATCCCCAAGGGCGCCTCCTCGGACGCGGCGCGCTGCATCATCAACAGCGCGCTGCGCCGCACGGCCAGGGCGCTGGGATGA
- a CDS encoding chemotaxis protein CheW yields the protein MSQPLVRVSTGSRRWLVRVEDLQEVVPMMALARVEGQWGGCRGVLNLRGELVPVFDGSGPEAPLDPSRLILVLREAGGARVGLIVDEAHEVLFLPEQALTPRPVGGGRTRRMALVGEDVFSVLEPGEVAAHGG from the coding sequence ATGAGCCAACCGCTCGTGCGCGTCTCCACCGGGAGCCGGCGGTGGCTCGTCCGGGTGGAAGACCTGCAGGAGGTGGTCCCGATGATGGCCCTGGCCCGGGTGGAGGGGCAGTGGGGCGGGTGCCGGGGCGTGCTCAACCTGCGCGGCGAGCTGGTTCCCGTCTTCGATGGCAGCGGGCCCGAGGCCCCCCTGGACCCCTCCCGGCTCATCCTCGTGCTGCGCGAGGCCGGGGGCGCGCGGGTGGGGCTCATCGTGGACGAGGCCCACGAGGTGCTCTTCCTTCCCGAGCAGGCGCTCACGCCGCGCCCGGTGGGCGGAGGCCGGACGCGGCGGATGGCGCTGGTGGGGGAGGACGTCTTCAGCGTGCTGGAGCCCGGCGAGGTGGCGGCGCATGGCGGGTGA
- a CDS encoding chemotaxis protein CheW has product MAGESDEALLRRRAARYAVRGAPEALEVAEHLCFSRGTGEYALPVECLREVRPRGHVARVPGASPVVVGVFQFRGELLSAHDLAGWREPGPGARTRGEWLLVVEHGGARLGLLADAVEGIERREVGQLGAMPVMLGERGACFRGVIGAQRLLIEPERLFSTPAFFQAF; this is encoded by the coding sequence ATGGCGGGTGAGTCGGACGAGGCGCTCTTGCGCCGGCGCGCGGCCCGGTACGCGGTGCGCGGCGCGCCCGAGGCGCTCGAGGTGGCCGAGCACCTGTGCTTCAGCCGGGGCACGGGCGAGTACGCGCTCCCCGTGGAGTGCTTGCGCGAGGTGCGGCCGCGGGGCCATGTGGCGCGTGTGCCCGGGGCCTCGCCCGTGGTGGTGGGCGTCTTCCAGTTCCGGGGCGAGCTGCTCAGCGCGCATGACCTGGCGGGCTGGCGGGAGCCGGGACCGGGCGCGCGCACGCGCGGGGAGTGGCTGCTGGTGGTGGAGCATGGGGGGGCGCGCCTGGGCCTGCTGGCCGATGCCGTGGAGGGCATCGAGCGGCGCGAGGTGGGGCAGCTCGGCGCCATGCCGGTGATGCTCGGGGAGCGCGGGGCGTGCTTTCGTGGCGTGATTGGCGCCCAGCGCCTGCTCATCGAACCCGAACGGCTCTTCTCCACCCCCGCCTTCTTCCAGGCCTTCTGA
- a CDS encoding globin-coupled sensor protein, which produces MASLSPSNDGRLGSAAEELERRRRVLDFSDADARRLAELRPMAEAANGAITERLYARLLSHGELRAHFQGEAHVESVKRAQSQDFLALFQGRYDPAYVEERLRVGRAPERSGLDPLWYVGSYGQYLCALIPLVLGREQPGSEALAETLQSLVKCVCLDMSLAIDTYIEAMTEREASQVRRFVNALESMSASLATSSGEILDATSRQTNAAQQQASAVAEVTSTLSELRLTSMQALEKAEAVITVSERSIESSRLGSQAVEACILGMREIREQVEAIADKILSLSEQTQQIGEIIASVNEIAEQSKLLALNAAIEAARAGEHGRGFAVVATEIRSLADQSKQATAQVRKLLGSIQSATNSAVVATEAGTRKVEAGVELANRAGQSIQQLGGTIEESSSAARLIASAARQQTAGVQQVSEAMVDINDAMNSTLSSLGQTETSANQLNDLTRSVNQLVDSFSRPKQPRASEFRMA; this is translated from the coding sequence ATGGCTTCCCTTTCCCCTTCGAATGATGGCCGTCTGGGCTCCGCCGCCGAGGAGCTCGAGCGGCGCAGGCGCGTGCTGGACTTCTCCGACGCCGATGCCCGGCGCCTGGCGGAGCTGCGCCCCATGGCCGAGGCGGCCAACGGCGCCATCACCGAGCGCCTCTACGCGCGCCTCCTGTCGCACGGCGAGCTGCGCGCGCACTTCCAGGGCGAGGCGCACGTCGAGTCCGTCAAGCGCGCGCAGTCCCAGGACTTCCTGGCGCTCTTCCAGGGCCGGTACGACCCGGCCTATGTGGAGGAGCGGCTGCGCGTGGGCCGGGCTCCGGAGCGCTCCGGGTTGGATCCCCTGTGGTACGTGGGCTCCTACGGCCAGTACCTCTGCGCGCTCATCCCGCTGGTGCTCGGGCGCGAGCAGCCGGGGAGCGAGGCCCTGGCCGAGACGCTCCAGTCCCTGGTGAAGTGCGTCTGCCTGGACATGTCGCTGGCCATCGACACCTATATCGAGGCGATGACGGAGCGCGAGGCCAGTCAGGTGCGGCGCTTCGTCAACGCGCTGGAGAGCATGTCCGCGAGCCTGGCCACGTCCTCGGGGGAGATCCTCGACGCCACGTCGCGGCAGACCAACGCCGCGCAGCAGCAGGCGAGCGCCGTGGCCGAGGTGACGAGCACCCTGAGCGAGCTGCGCCTCACGTCGATGCAGGCCCTGGAGAAGGCCGAGGCGGTCATCACCGTGTCCGAGCGCTCCATCGAGTCCTCGCGCCTGGGCAGTCAGGCGGTGGAGGCGTGCATCCTGGGCATGCGGGAGATCCGCGAGCAGGTGGAGGCCATCGCGGACAAGATCCTCTCCTTGAGCGAGCAGACGCAGCAGATTGGAGAGATCATCGCCTCGGTGAACGAGATCGCCGAGCAGTCGAAGCTCCTGGCGCTCAACGCCGCCATCGAGGCGGCGCGCGCGGGCGAGCACGGCCGGGGCTTCGCGGTGGTGGCCACGGAGATCCGCAGCCTGGCGGACCAGTCCAAGCAGGCCACGGCGCAGGTGCGCAAGCTCTTGGGCAGCATCCAGTCGGCGACGAACTCGGCGGTGGTGGCGACCGAGGCGGGCACGCGCAAGGTGGAGGCCGGGGTGGAGCTGGCCAACCGCGCGGGCCAGAGCATCCAGCAGCTCGGGGGCACCATCGAGGAGTCCTCGTCGGCCGCGCGCCTCATCGCCAGCGCGGCGCGCCAGCAGACGGCCGGCGTGCAGCAGGTGTCCGAGGCCATGGTGGACATCAACGACGCGATGAACAGCACGCTGTCGAGCCTGGGCCAGACGGAGACCTCGGCCAACCAGCTCAATGACTTGACCCGGAGCGTCAACCAGCTCGTGGACTCGTTCTCGCGGCC